Proteins co-encoded in one Acidisarcina sp. genomic window:
- a CDS encoding VWA domain-containing protein, whose product MAARTVVALTVVAIFASLLLPWLRADAQETSDSRAQNNGQSFTLKVESDLVLTNVVVRDKKTGEVVRGLTENDFTVLESGRQQRIATFDFQSVDQAVALQEATVSGTSGPIVLGKPGTGANDEQLRNHRLIVLFFDLTSMQVEDLDRSVAAARDYINKQMQPADLVALVSLSTSLSLDQDFTSNKKLLLSGVGRYNGSEGQGFAQGGTGNASEDASGYTADESEYNSINTDRELFAIAAVAKSLAGINQKKSLLYFSGGLTRSGIENQASLRAVVNASVRANVSIYSVDTRGLEAISPLGDATKGSLRGTGAFNGSAMQTNLDANFSSQETLSTLSADTGGKAFLDANDFAPAFQRIQQDTSAYYVLGFRSTNLVRDGRFRKLTIRVNRKDVKLEYRPGYYAPADFRHSNKEDRERELTEQLQSDLPATDVSVYLQALYFRLDENRFYVPVSIIVPGSQIPFVKGGDRDKATLDIIGEIKDAQGHQISDARETVKLAIDESQQIARKNIQYSTAFTLPAGKFHLKFLVRENETGRMGSFEADITVPDLKKMPLKMSSIVLSSQRVPAGKQKSESPLVRDGLQWVPNVSHVFRGDQHLYFLYEVYDPTAVKAATKSTVKVLTSIEFLQGSTKVFETPLVEANATNVAGRDAVAFQFDVPLTDLKAGLYTCQINVIDDAGGSFSFPRLALLVRDSSSAAAALPAPSSHVSPGTEKR is encoded by the coding sequence GTGGCTGCGCGCACTGTGGTTGCACTCACTGTGGTTGCAATCTTCGCATCGCTGCTGTTGCCTTGGCTGCGTGCAGACGCGCAGGAAACCTCCGATAGTCGCGCGCAGAATAACGGCCAATCGTTCACCCTCAAGGTGGAGAGCGATCTGGTGCTGACAAACGTGGTCGTGCGCGATAAGAAGACGGGCGAAGTCGTGCGTGGTCTCACCGAGAACGATTTCACCGTTCTGGAAAGTGGGCGACAGCAACGCATCGCCACCTTCGACTTCCAGAGCGTGGACCAGGCCGTCGCTCTGCAGGAAGCTACCGTAAGCGGCACCTCCGGGCCGATCGTTTTGGGTAAGCCAGGAACTGGCGCAAACGACGAGCAACTGCGCAACCATCGGCTGATTGTTCTATTCTTCGATCTCACCTCGATGCAAGTAGAGGATCTGGACCGCTCCGTTGCCGCTGCCCGCGACTACATCAACAAACAGATGCAGCCAGCCGACCTTGTTGCATTGGTCTCGCTCAGCACTTCGCTCTCTCTCGATCAGGACTTCACCTCTAACAAAAAGTTGCTGCTTAGCGGAGTAGGCCGCTACAACGGCTCTGAAGGACAAGGCTTTGCCCAGGGCGGCACTGGCAATGCGAGCGAGGATGCAAGCGGCTACACCGCAGACGAAAGCGAGTACAACTCCATCAATACGGATCGCGAACTCTTTGCTATCGCCGCGGTCGCAAAGTCGCTCGCAGGCATCAACCAGAAAAAATCTTTGCTCTACTTCTCCGGAGGTCTAACTCGAAGCGGCATTGAAAACCAGGCATCGCTGCGCGCGGTGGTCAATGCATCGGTTCGCGCAAACGTCTCCATCTATAGCGTCGATACTCGTGGGTTGGAGGCTATTTCGCCGCTGGGCGATGCCACCAAAGGAAGCCTGCGCGGAACAGGAGCCTTCAACGGTTCCGCGATGCAAACAAACCTCGATGCAAACTTCTCCTCGCAGGAGACTCTCTCGACTCTCTCCGCCGACACCGGGGGCAAGGCCTTTCTGGATGCGAACGATTTTGCGCCGGCATTTCAACGCATACAGCAGGACACCTCGGCGTATTACGTCCTTGGTTTCCGCTCGACCAACCTGGTTCGTGATGGACGTTTTCGCAAGCTGACAATCAGGGTGAACCGGAAGGACGTCAAACTGGAATACCGGCCCGGCTACTATGCGCCGGCGGACTTCCGTCACTCCAACAAGGAAGATCGCGAGCGCGAACTCACCGAGCAACTGCAGAGTGATCTGCCGGCAACCGATGTATCTGTGTATCTGCAGGCGCTCTACTTCCGCCTCGACGAAAACCGCTTCTATGTGCCGGTATCAATCATCGTGCCCGGCTCGCAGATCCCCTTTGTCAAGGGCGGGGATCGCGACAAGGCGACGCTCGACATCATTGGAGAGATCAAGGATGCGCAGGGTCACCAGATCAGCGATGCACGGGAAACGGTGAAGCTGGCCATTGATGAATCGCAGCAGATTGCGCGGAAGAATATCCAGTACTCGACAGCCTTCACGCTGCCCGCCGGCAAGTTCCATCTGAAGTTTCTCGTGCGCGAAAACGAAACCGGACGCATGGGTTCCTTTGAGGCAGACATCACGGTTCCCGACCTGAAGAAGATGCCCCTGAAGATGAGTTCCATTGTGCTTTCCAGCCAGCGTGTTCCCGCGGGAAAGCAGAAGTCCGAGAGCCCGCTTGTCCGGGATGGCCTGCAATGGGTTCCCAACGTCTCCCATGTATTCCGCGGAGATCAGCACCTCTATTTTCTCTATGAGGTCTACGACCCCACCGCGGTGAAAGCGGCAACAAAATCAACGGTCAAAGTGCTGACCAGCATTGAGTTTCTGCAAGGTTCAACGAAGGTGTTCGAAACTCCGCTGGTCGAAGCCAATGCGACAAATGTTGCGGGACGAGATGCTGTCGCGTTTCAGTTCGACGTACCGCTCACCGATCTCAAAGCCGGGCTCTATACCTGCCAGATAAACGTCATCGATGACGCCGGAGGCAGCTTCAGCTTTCCCCGCCTGGCGCTTTTAGTCCGCGATAGCAGCAGCGCTGCGGCTGCCCTTCCCGCACCCTCCTCACATGTCTCCCCGGGAACCGAAAAACGTTAA
- a CDS encoding class I fructose-bisphosphate aldolase produces MATLTMESTIQSLLAPGKGILAADESFPSIAKRFKEVNIPSTEENRRAYRDMLFATPGLNEFISGVILFDETLRQKMKSGVPMPAALTKLGIVPGIKVDLGAIALPNFPDEKFTQGLDGLRERLAEYVTLGARFTKWRAVIKIGEQLPTRTCIQANATMLAIFAALSQEAGLVPIVEPEVLMDGSHTLDRCEEVITHTLRSVFDTLSHYRVVLEQMVLKSSMVLSGKDCPQQADVPTVASATIRCFRRSVPAAVPGIVFLSGGQQDVEATQRLNAICKVTDVPWKITFSYGRALQAPALKTWRGSEGQIAAGQAALYHRAKCNGYAVQGKYSEQIESAKN; encoded by the coding sequence ATGGCTACGCTCACAATGGAATCTACTATCCAGTCGCTATTGGCTCCGGGCAAAGGCATTCTGGCTGCGGACGAGAGTTTCCCGAGCATCGCAAAACGCTTCAAGGAAGTGAATATTCCTTCGACCGAAGAAAATCGTCGGGCATATCGCGACATGCTCTTCGCAACTCCAGGGCTGAATGAGTTCATCAGCGGTGTCATCCTGTTCGATGAAACGCTGCGCCAAAAGATGAAGAGCGGCGTTCCGATGCCGGCAGCGCTCACAAAGCTGGGCATCGTTCCTGGGATCAAGGTCGACCTGGGAGCCATTGCTCTGCCCAACTTTCCCGATGAGAAATTCACCCAGGGCCTCGATGGCCTTCGCGAGCGGCTCGCGGAGTATGTGACCCTTGGAGCCAGGTTCACCAAGTGGCGCGCCGTAATCAAAATCGGGGAGCAGTTGCCCACGCGAACCTGTATCCAGGCAAATGCCACGATGCTGGCCATATTTGCCGCGCTCAGCCAGGAGGCGGGACTGGTTCCCATTGTGGAACCCGAGGTGCTAATGGATGGATCTCACACTTTGGATCGCTGCGAAGAGGTCATCACGCACACCCTCCGGAGCGTCTTTGACACACTCTCTCACTATCGAGTGGTGCTGGAACAAATGGTGCTCAAATCCAGCATGGTGCTTTCCGGCAAGGATTGCCCGCAACAGGCCGATGTGCCAACCGTCGCCTCTGCCACAATCCGCTGCTTCCGCCGCTCAGTGCCGGCAGCCGTACCTGGAATTGTCTTTCTCTCCGGCGGCCAGCAGGACGTCGAGGCTACACAACGATTGAACGCGATCTGCAAGGTGACCGACGTTCCATGGAAGATCACTTTCTCTTATGGACGCGCGCTGCAGGCTCCCGCACTCAAGACCTGGCGGGGTTCCGAGGGCCAGATTGCCGCCGGTCAGGCTGCGCTCTACCATCGAGCGAAGTGCAACGGATACGCGGTTCAAGGTAAGTATTCTGAACAGATTGAATCCGCCAAAAACTGA
- the coxB gene encoding cytochrome c oxidase subunit II: protein MLAKGLQVTRAILRGAMFLPLLACQRALAASSTSIFAPGSTPAKSIVDLSIFVIALTGTIFVVVASLLVYVIVRYHHRRMDDESEPPQIYGSSQVEMAWTVVPVLIVVVLFLTTARVIFGIQDARKPKNAVDVTVIGHQFWWEFRYPKQGIVTANELHVPVSDAHDPSPTFLTLLSADVDHSFWVPELAGKTDLIPNHPNSMWIDPHTAGVYLGQCAQFCGTQHAKMLLRVVVQPKAEFEQWVRDQKAVAQQSDAVAAGRHVFETQACINCHTISGTVGTGRFGPDLSHLMSRATLAAGAVPNTPQDLRQWIREPDSIKPGSLMPAMNLSDQQLDQLTAYLSTLR, encoded by the coding sequence ATGCTTGCGAAAGGACTCCAGGTAACTCGGGCGATCCTGCGGGGTGCGATGTTTTTGCCGCTGCTTGCGTGCCAACGCGCGCTGGCTGCGTCCTCCACCAGTATCTTTGCCCCAGGGTCCACCCCGGCAAAGTCGATCGTCGATCTGTCAATTTTCGTTATAGCGCTCACCGGCACAATCTTCGTGGTGGTGGCGTCTTTACTTGTCTATGTTATTGTCCGCTATCACCATCGCCGCATGGATGACGAGAGCGAGCCTCCGCAGATTTATGGCAGCAGCCAGGTCGAAATGGCCTGGACGGTGGTGCCAGTACTTATCGTCGTCGTTCTTTTCCTCACCACTGCCCGCGTCATTTTTGGGATTCAGGATGCACGCAAGCCCAAGAATGCGGTCGACGTGACGGTGATCGGGCATCAATTCTGGTGGGAATTTCGCTATCCCAAGCAGGGGATTGTCACGGCAAATGAATTGCATGTGCCCGTAAGCGATGCGCATGACCCCTCTCCCACGTTTCTCACCTTGCTTTCCGCAGATGTCGATCACAGCTTCTGGGTGCCCGAACTGGCAGGAAAGACCGATCTGATTCCCAACCACCCGAACAGTATGTGGATTGATCCGCATACTGCGGGAGTGTACCTGGGGCAGTGCGCGCAATTCTGCGGTACCCAGCATGCCAAGATGCTGTTGCGTGTGGTCGTCCAGCCGAAGGCGGAGTTCGAGCAATGGGTACGCGATCAGAAGGCCGTAGCTCAGCAGAGCGATGCTGTGGCGGCAGGGCGTCATGTCTTCGAGACGCAGGCCTGCATCAACTGCCATACAATCTCCGGCACTGTGGGCACGGGGCGTTTTGGACCCGACCTGTCGCACCTGATGAGCCGGGCAACCCTCGCCGCGGGTGCTGTTCCCAATACGCCGCAAGATCTGCGGCAATGGATCCGGGAACCGGATTCGATCAAACCGGGCTCGCTGATGCCGGCCATGAACCTGAGCGATCAGCAACTCGATCAGCTAACCGCTTATCTCTCAACGTTGCGCTAA
- the ctaD gene encoding cytochrome c oxidase subunit I: MADTTISIAALDETPPERPHGTFLEVVHDWLITVDHKKLGIMYIVYAVFFLIVAGLEALAIRVQLAVAHNHFLSPQVYNRMFTMHGTTMVFLVGMPILFGFGNYFVPLMIGARDMAFPRLNAFSFWMTAMGGLLLYYSFLGGGLYGASSAPDVGWFAYAPLTARAFSRGHATDFWTLSLLVSGVGTVGTAINIIATVVCMRCKGMTMMRMALFPWVMLVMSGLTLVTITPLTAAQVMLVIDRYLGGHFFDTQAGGSAIVWIHFFWIFGHPEVYVLVLPAFAFANEIIPVFSRKAIFGYPAMVAASAGIAFVSLGVWAHHMFTVGMTSAGNTFFVLSTMLVSIPTGIKLFNWLATMWGGKIRFATPMLFSTGFLFQFLIAGLTGIMLAVAPWNWQLHNSYFVVAHFHYVLVGAIVFMIFAAFYYWYPKVTGRMLDETLGKWHFWLFLIGFHVTFDLMHIPGMLGMPRQIYTYEPNRGWEGWNLAVSIGGFIQAIAVAIFAYNLIHSYFKGKVAGNDPWDAWTLEWATTSPPPVYNFAVDPVVRSRRPLWDLKHPEDPDWKYE; the protein is encoded by the coding sequence ATGGCTGATACCACCATCTCGATTGCCGCGCTGGATGAAACACCTCCGGAGCGGCCTCACGGTACGTTTCTGGAAGTGGTGCACGACTGGCTGATCACCGTCGATCACAAAAAGCTCGGCATCATGTATATCGTCTACGCTGTGTTCTTCCTGATAGTTGCCGGGTTGGAAGCGCTGGCGATCCGTGTTCAGCTTGCCGTCGCGCACAATCACTTCCTGTCGCCTCAGGTCTATAACCGCATGTTCACCATGCACGGCACGACCATGGTCTTCCTGGTGGGCATGCCGATCCTCTTCGGGTTCGGGAACTACTTCGTCCCCCTGATGATTGGCGCGCGCGACATGGCGTTCCCGCGGCTGAATGCCTTCAGCTTCTGGATGACGGCGATGGGCGGCCTCCTGCTGTATTACAGCTTTTTAGGAGGCGGTCTCTATGGCGCAAGCAGCGCGCCGGATGTCGGCTGGTTCGCTTATGCTCCGCTTACCGCCCGGGCCTTCTCGCGTGGCCATGCCACCGATTTCTGGACGCTCTCGCTGCTGGTCAGTGGTGTCGGTACGGTGGGCACGGCGATCAACATTATCGCCACCGTCGTCTGCATGCGTTGCAAAGGGATGACGATGATGCGTATGGCCCTGTTCCCCTGGGTCATGCTGGTCATGTCGGGGCTGACGCTGGTAACCATCACGCCCCTGACCGCAGCGCAGGTCATGCTGGTCATTGATCGCTACCTCGGCGGACACTTCTTCGACACCCAGGCCGGTGGTTCCGCCATTGTATGGATCCACTTTTTCTGGATTTTCGGGCACCCGGAAGTATATGTGCTGGTCTTGCCCGCGTTTGCCTTCGCCAACGAGATCATCCCGGTCTTCTCCCGTAAGGCGATCTTTGGATATCCGGCCATGGTTGCGGCTTCCGCCGGCATCGCCTTCGTCAGCCTGGGCGTCTGGGCGCACCATATGTTCACCGTCGGCATGACCTCCGCGGGAAACACATTCTTCGTCCTGTCCACCATGCTCGTGAGTATCCCGACCGGCATCAAGCTCTTCAACTGGCTCGCCACTATGTGGGGCGGCAAGATCCGATTTGCGACTCCGATGCTGTTCAGCACCGGGTTCCTCTTCCAGTTCCTGATCGCCGGACTGACCGGCATCATGCTGGCCGTGGCGCCATGGAACTGGCAACTCCATAATTCCTACTTCGTCGTAGCGCACTTCCACTATGTGCTGGTGGGCGCAATCGTATTTATGATCTTTGCGGCGTTCTATTACTGGTATCCCAAGGTTACGGGCCGCATGCTGGACGAAACACTGGGCAAATGGCACTTCTGGCTCTTCCTGATCGGGTTTCACGTCACCTTTGACCTGATGCACATCCCCGGCATGCTTGGCATGCCGCGCCAGATTTATACCTACGAGCCCAACCGGGGATGGGAGGGCTGGAACCTCGCCGTCTCCATCGGGGGGTTCATCCAGGCGATCGCTGTCGCAATCTTCGCCTACAACCTTATCCACTCCTACTTCAAGGGCAAGGTTGCCGGGAACGATCCATGGGATGCCTGGACGCTGGAGTGGGCCACTACCTCGCCTCCTCCCGTCTATAACTTCGCCGTTGACCCTGTCGTCCGCAGCCGCCGTCCGCTGTGGGATCTAAAGCATCCGGAAGATCCGGATTGGAAGTACGAGTAA
- a CDS encoding heme-copper oxidase subunit III gives MSTIPITAIASEDRPWVLPSRGRIGMYCVIIAESAIFTIFVVAYIYNLGKSIYGPTPRQVLDIPIFNTVCLLSSSLTIMMAEHLIEKGRIRAFTFWWALTFVLGAIFLVGTGIEWHKLIYHDGLTIATNLFGTTYYSLVGLHASHVVIGLIGLLTVLLFALTGHIKQQHSERLQVFAMYWHFVDAVWVVVFTVVYIIGR, from the coding sequence ATGAGCACCATCCCTATTACAGCTATCGCTTCCGAAGATCGTCCGTGGGTGCTTCCCTCCCGTGGCCGTATCGGCATGTATTGTGTGATCATCGCGGAGTCGGCGATCTTCACCATCTTTGTGGTTGCCTATATCTACAACCTGGGCAAAAGCATCTATGGACCGACGCCACGCCAGGTTCTTGACATCCCGATCTTCAATACCGTCTGCCTGCTCTCAAGCAGCTTAACCATCATGATGGCGGAGCACCTGATCGAAAAGGGTCGTATACGCGCCTTCACATTCTGGTGGGCGCTGACCTTCGTTCTCGGCGCAATCTTCCTGGTCGGTACCGGTATAGAGTGGCACAAGCTGATCTACCACGACGGATTGACGATCGCCACCAACCTCTTCGGTACAACTTACTACTCCCTGGTTGGCCTGCATGCCTCGCACGTAGTCATTGGCCTCATCGGGCTGTTGACTGTACTGCTCTTCGCCCTTACGGGCCACATCAAGCAGCAGCACTCCGAACGCCTGCAGGTGTTCGCCATGTACTGGCACTTTGTGGACGCAGTCTGGGTCGTAGTATTCACGGTTGTCTATATCATCGGCCGCTGA
- a CDS encoding c-type cytochrome — translation MIGRLLNGSALALSTLIVLGCSHMPGAPGPAAEVTRPDAIHDFATLYKQNCSACHGAQGRNGPSLDLADPVYQSLVDDASLHMIITNGYPGTLMPAFARSAGGMLTDQQVDVLVNGMRSEWRKAGTLNGQNAPPYEASTKGDVQRGQQAYTTFCASCHGTGSQRGPKAGSITDTTYLGLVSDDALRTLIIAGRPDLGAPDWRNDVPGHPMTDQDVTDVVAWLSSQRSKTPGQPYPAVSTKGESE, via the coding sequence ATGATCGGACGTTTGCTCAACGGCAGCGCTTTGGCGCTGTCCACTCTGATCGTTCTGGGCTGCAGTCACATGCCAGGCGCACCTGGCCCGGCAGCGGAAGTCACACGGCCAGACGCAATCCATGACTTTGCCACGCTCTACAAGCAGAACTGCTCCGCCTGCCACGGTGCGCAGGGACGGAATGGTCCATCGCTCGATCTCGCGGATCCCGTCTACCAGTCGCTGGTCGACGATGCATCCCTGCATATGATCATCACGAATGGCTATCCCGGTACGCTGATGCCCGCATTTGCGCGCAGCGCAGGAGGCATGCTGACCGACCAGCAGGTAGATGTGCTGGTCAATGGCATGCGATCCGAGTGGCGGAAGGCTGGCACGTTGAATGGCCAGAACGCGCCGCCCTATGAAGCCAGCACAAAGGGAGACGTGCAGCGGGGACAGCAGGCCTACACTACGTTCTGCGCCTCCTGCCATGGCACCGGATCGCAACGGGGTCCCAAGGCAGGCTCCATCACCGATACCACCTATCTTGGCCTGGTGAGCGATGATGCATTGCGCACCCTGATCATTGCAGGCCGCCCTGACCTGGGAGCGCCAGATTGGCGCAACGACGTACCCGGACATCCGATGACGGACCAGGACGTGACCGACGTTGTTGCGTGGCTATCGTCCCAGCGCTCGAAGACGCCTGGGCAACCCTATCCAGCAGTAAGCACCAAAGGAGAATCTGAATGA
- a CDS encoding Rieske (2Fe-2S) protein yields the protein MSDNNTFSRRTLMKLGMLLNGAVAIAIATPVVGYLLSPVKRKGAYKSWITLGPLGDFPEGQTRLVNFENPSTRPWDGQTAKAACWVRHQEGEKFQVFAINCAHLGCPVRWFPQSGLFMCPCHGGVYYADGSRASGPPERGLFEYDYKVEDGQLHINAGQMPTLSNEAMLSKGNRPCAG from the coding sequence ATGAGCGACAACAACACCTTTTCCCGTCGAACGCTGATGAAACTGGGGATGCTCCTCAATGGAGCCGTCGCCATCGCCATCGCGACGCCGGTAGTGGGCTACCTGCTGTCGCCGGTGAAACGGAAGGGCGCCTATAAATCCTGGATTACCCTTGGCCCGCTCGGCGATTTCCCTGAAGGCCAGACGCGGCTGGTGAACTTCGAGAATCCCTCGACCCGCCCCTGGGACGGCCAGACGGCAAAAGCAGCCTGCTGGGTACGCCACCAGGAGGGCGAAAAATTCCAGGTATTCGCCATCAACTGCGCACATCTCGGTTGCCCCGTACGCTGGTTCCCACAGTCGGGACTCTTTATGTGCCCATGCCATGGCGGCGTTTACTATGCGGATGGCTCCCGTGCCTCCGGCCCGCCGGAGCGTGGACTCTTCGAATACGACTACAAGGTTGAGGACGGCCAACTGCACATCAACGCCGGTCAAATGCCAACACTCTCAAACGAAGCAATGCTCAGTAAGGGGAATCGCCCATGCGCTGGCTGA
- a CDS encoding cytochrome b N-terminal domain-containing protein, whose amino-acid sequence MRWLKNTFGWVERRVQLEESIKDAALHPVPRNTASWWYVFGSASFVLLLLQIVTGVLLAIVYVPSAGNAWNSLDVLNHQLTLGWFLRAMHGWGSNFMIAVVLIHMAQVFLFGAYKFPRELTWILGVFLLLMTLGMAFTGQVLRFDQDAYWGLGIGASITSRIPFIGGSLVHLLLGGPIIAGATLSRFFALHVFVIPGTMLLFAFLHVWMVLKLGINEWPMPGRIVRRETYIQEYHNLTQKDGVPFVPDAFWKDLVFSGMILLAVAVCAVWFGPNGPGGQPDPTIIQTAPKPDFFFLWIYAVLSYLPPSLETPFVLIAPIIGVAILLGLPFVAGQGEKSWHRRPVAVLTVMTVAVGFVVLTHLASFAPWSPQMDAWSGDPIPTKYLHAATPVERQGAVVFQAKQCRNCHQLGGTGGERGPALDAVATRLTEDQLIRQVIQGGGNMPAYGKNLSPAEVTALVRFLETLRPEGEQPARDASQQAVTTGTMGPQQPAGQR is encoded by the coding sequence ATGCGCTGGCTGAAAAATACCTTCGGCTGGGTAGAACGCCGCGTTCAGTTGGAAGAGTCTATCAAGGACGCTGCGTTGCACCCTGTCCCACGCAATACGGCCAGCTGGTGGTACGTATTCGGCAGCGCCTCGTTCGTGCTGCTGTTGCTGCAAATCGTCACCGGGGTCCTGCTGGCGATCGTCTATGTGCCCTCGGCGGGAAACGCGTGGAACAGTCTCGACGTGCTCAACCACCAGTTGACGCTGGGCTGGTTCCTGCGCGCCATGCACGGCTGGGGATCGAACTTCATGATCGCCGTGGTGCTGATCCACATGGCCCAGGTCTTCCTCTTTGGCGCATATAAGTTTCCCCGCGAGCTCACCTGGATCCTCGGCGTCTTCCTGCTGCTGATGACCTTGGGAATGGCGTTTACCGGCCAGGTGCTGCGCTTTGACCAGGATGCTTATTGGGGCCTCGGAATCGGCGCCTCCATAACCAGCCGCATCCCATTTATCGGCGGCTCGCTGGTGCATCTCCTGCTCGGCGGTCCAATCATAGCCGGCGCCACGCTCTCGCGCTTCTTTGCGCTGCATGTCTTCGTCATTCCCGGCACCATGCTGCTCTTCGCTTTCCTGCATGTGTGGATGGTGCTCAAGCTTGGAATCAATGAGTGGCCAATGCCGGGCCGCATCGTTCGCCGCGAAACCTATATCCAGGAGTACCACAACCTTACCCAGAAGGATGGCGTTCCATTCGTTCCCGATGCCTTCTGGAAAGACCTTGTCTTCTCCGGGATGATTCTGCTTGCGGTTGCGGTTTGCGCTGTCTGGTTCGGCCCCAATGGCCCCGGCGGCCAGCCTGACCCGACGATCATCCAGACCGCGCCAAAACCAGACTTCTTTTTCCTCTGGATCTACGCGGTTCTTTCCTACCTGCCCCCGAGTCTGGAGACTCCCTTTGTCCTGATCGCTCCCATCATCGGGGTGGCGATCCTGCTGGGGCTTCCCTTTGTTGCGGGACAGGGCGAGAAGAGCTGGCACCGCCGTCCAGTCGCGGTATTGACGGTGATGACGGTTGCCGTGGGCTTCGTGGTTCTTACGCATCTCGCCAGCTTCGCTCCCTGGAGCCCGCAGATGGATGCGTGGAGTGGCGACCCGATTCCGACAAAATATCTGCATGCTGCGACTCCGGTCGAGCGTCAGGGCGCAGTCGTCTTCCAGGCCAAGCAGTGCCGCAATTGTCATCAGCTTGGCGGAACGGGTGGCGAACGCGGTCCGGCGCTGGATGCCGTTGCCACGCGCCTCACGGAGGATCAGCTCATCCGCCAGGTCATCCAGGGCGGCGGGAATATGCCTGCGTATGGCAAGAATCTCTCGCCGGCAGAAGTGACGGCACTGGTGCGCTTCCTCGAAACGCTTCGCCCCGAAGGGGAGCAACCCGCGCGTGACGCATCGCAACAAGCTGTAACAACAGGTACTATGGGCCCGCAGCAACCTGCCGGGCAACGCTAG